In Sediminispirochaeta bajacaliforniensis DSM 16054, one DNA window encodes the following:
- a CDS encoding ABC transporter substrate-binding protein: MRKPLMFLIVLLAAGGLLYAGGQTEGSSPEAASGLSGVVTLYTPHGAEITDPILDAFHAKYPDIKIQIVSAGTGELLSRLEAEKDNPTADVMWGGDTISFESYSHLFASYESPEDASMMKSDPAHKWHPFSVLCQPILVNTDLVAADVYPSTVKQLADAAWKDGKIALADPNKSGTGYTIVSGLVNAYGWDFVGKLLDNCVVTPGSDAMFKAVKDGEVAVGFINEDLGAKWEQEGLPVKMIYAKDAVTVQMDAVALVANSPSPEIGKVVLDFICSADAHKIAVEQISRRSARIDVDPPSILPALGQLNLFPANEPRQVVNAKFEKLAQ, translated from the coding sequence ATGAGAAAACCATTGATGTTCCTTATTGTGCTATTGGCAGCTGGGGGATTGCTCTATGCCGGTGGCCAAACGGAAGGTTCCTCACCGGAAGCTGCTTCAGGCTTAAGTGGGGTTGTCACCTTGTATACGCCCCATGGAGCCGAGATCACCGATCCCATCTTAGATGCGTTTCATGCGAAGTATCCTGATATCAAGATCCAAATTGTAAGCGCAGGAACCGGAGAACTGCTGTCGAGGCTTGAGGCCGAAAAAGATAATCCGACCGCCGATGTCATGTGGGGTGGCGATACGATTTCTTTTGAGTCCTACTCGCATCTATTTGCTTCTTATGAATCTCCCGAAGATGCCTCTATGATGAAAAGCGATCCTGCTCATAAATGGCATCCCTTTTCCGTTCTTTGCCAGCCGATCCTTGTCAATACGGATTTAGTGGCGGCAGATGTCTATCCCTCTACCGTTAAGCAGTTAGCCGATGCGGCGTGGAAGGATGGAAAGATTGCCCTTGCCGATCCGAATAAATCTGGCACCGGTTATACCATTGTATCTGGACTTGTCAATGCCTATGGCTGGGATTTCGTTGGGAAACTACTTGATAACTGTGTCGTCACTCCCGGTTCCGATGCTATGTTCAAGGCCGTCAAAGACGGTGAAGTTGCGGTCGGTTTTATCAACGAGGATTTGGGGGCAAAATGGGAGCAGGAAGGCCTGCCGGTTAAAATGATCTATGCGAAGGATGCTGTTACGGTTCAGATGGATGCCGTTGCATTGGTTGCGAATTCCCCGAGCCCTGAAATTGGCAAAGTTGTTCTTGATTTTATTTGTTCGGCGGATGCACATAAGATAGCAGTGGAGCAGATTTCTCGCCGTTCCGCACGAATCGATGTAGATCCCCCTTCCATTCTTCCCGCATTGGGTCAGCTCAATCTTTTTCCTGCAAATGAGCCCCGACAGGTTGTTAATGCGAAGTTTGAAAAATTGGCGCAGTGA
- a CDS encoding ABC transporter permease: protein MSRILIFFRDPWKIFTAIALVLLISLVLFSQVWICKSSFQRNGGEFTISTSTDGELLLEDETVKGFSLSQVSDGRYRVNQGHTPLYIITSMGPGMLEIKAVNGNIADNTSLQEGAASLSTGPDTLWISQKIFTGLFDDGSDHQPLTLQKNAENMVRLQYHPGAFLLFADKKTHYTLSNYVTFFRNSKYLSAVKNSFLVMIFSTLIASFFGVGLAYLYARYKVPGTSSVLTIITMASVSPPFLGAYAWRMLLGSSGVITRLFHLNWTIVGLHGVVWVISWLVFPIIFLLTYDAFISLDHSLRECSMSLGGDRKKTFFRIELPMAMPGILNGLYLAMMTAFTDFGTPYVISLNLNVLPVMIYKEYMNEVGGNLSIASTGSMLMIFFSSLILMAQRIYLARRSYASVKSHQPSARQAGKGKKRLIYSLTAVVLAFAFLPHITVAISAFFKWKVGILTSTFTLDNFTRLFRSNLSSVGVTLFTGGTATLLDFVFGIGIAFVVVKKRYPVVTNLLNQLVMVPYLIPGTVLGIGFILLFNQPPIVLTGTWLILVLAYFIRKLPYSVKSAESALYQVHSALGEAAESLGAKPMRSFWQITFPLIIGGVISGATLSFLQIMTEISASIILYRPPWKPMTAVIFENTIDAGADFGIASAMTVLLMVMLYVPLYIVTIKARKPKEVRIESI from the coding sequence TTGAGCCGTATTTTGATCTTCTTTAGGGACCCCTGGAAAATTTTTACTGCAATCGCTCTTGTTTTGCTCATTTCCCTTGTGCTTTTCTCACAGGTATGGATCTGTAAATCCTCCTTTCAAAGAAACGGCGGAGAATTTACCATCAGTACTTCGACCGACGGCGAGCTTCTGTTGGAAGATGAGACGGTGAAAGGATTTTCTTTGTCTCAGGTTTCCGACGGCCGTTATCGTGTAAACCAGGGACATACTCCGCTTTATATCATTACAAGCATGGGGCCTGGTATGCTTGAAATAAAAGCGGTAAATGGAAATATAGCGGACAATACGTCCCTCCAGGAGGGTGCCGCCTCTCTATCAACCGGACCGGATACACTCTGGATATCACAAAAAATTTTTACCGGATTATTTGATGACGGAAGTGATCATCAACCGTTGACACTGCAGAAAAACGCCGAAAACATGGTACGCCTGCAATACCATCCTGGGGCCTTTCTTCTTTTTGCTGATAAGAAAACCCATTATACTCTGTCCAATTATGTGACCTTTTTCCGAAATTCAAAATATCTAAGTGCGGTAAAGAATAGTTTCCTGGTAATGATATTCTCCACACTTATTGCTTCATTTTTTGGTGTCGGACTTGCATACCTTTATGCCAGATATAAGGTTCCGGGCACGAGTTCCGTCTTGACGATTATTACGATGGCCTCCGTTTCTCCTCCTTTCCTTGGTGCATATGCATGGCGAATGTTGTTGGGCAGTTCCGGAGTGATTACCCGGCTTTTTCACCTCAATTGGACCATTGTCGGTTTGCACGGGGTCGTCTGGGTCATAAGCTGGTTGGTTTTTCCCATTATATTTTTACTAACCTATGATGCTTTTATTTCTTTGGACCACTCTTTACGAGAGTGTTCGATGAGTTTAGGGGGGGATCGAAAAAAAACGTTTTTTCGAATCGAACTGCCGATGGCCATGCCCGGAATCCTAAACGGGCTCTATCTTGCAATGATGACTGCGTTTACCGATTTTGGTACCCCATATGTTATTTCGCTGAATTTAAATGTGCTTCCCGTCATGATCTATAAGGAATATATGAATGAGGTCGGCGGAAATCTTTCAATTGCCAGTACGGGAAGCATGCTTATGATTTTTTTCTCCTCGTTGATTCTCATGGCACAGCGGATTTACCTTGCCCGACGCTCTTATGCATCTGTTAAATCGCATCAGCCTTCAGCACGACAGGCGGGAAAGGGAAAAAAACGGCTGATTTATTCTTTGACGGCTGTTGTCCTTGCTTTTGCGTTTCTTCCTCACATTACCGTGGCGATTTCTGCTTTTTTTAAGTGGAAGGTCGGGATTCTGACTTCCACCTTTACTCTGGATAATTTTACGAGATTATTCAGAAGCAACCTCAGTTCTGTCGGCGTGACCTTATTCACAGGAGGTACGGCAACCCTCTTGGATTTTGTCTTCGGGATCGGTATTGCCTTTGTCGTGGTCAAAAAGCGTTACCCCGTTGTTACAAATCTTCTTAATCAACTTGTAATGGTTCCTTATCTGATTCCAGGAACTGTACTTGGTATCGGGTTTATCCTTTTATTCAACCAGCCTCCTATTGTCTTAACAGGGACATGGTTGATTTTGGTTCTTGCCTATTTTATCAGAAAGTTGCCGTATTCGGTAAAGAGTGCAGAATCTGCTTTATATCAGGTCCACTCGGCCTTGGGAGAGGCTGCGGAAAGTCTTGGCGCAAAGCCTATGAGGAGTTTTTGGCAGATTACCTTTCCGCTGATTATCGGTGGTGTTATCAGCGGGGCAACGCTTTCGTTTCTTCAGATAATGACGGAAATAAGTGCTTCTATCATTCTCTATCGTCCTCCGTGGAAGCCCATGACTGCCGTAATTTTTGAGAATACCATCGACGCCGGGGCCGACTTTGGGATTGCATCGGCCATGACTGTGCTGCTGATGGTGATGCTCTATGTGCCCCTCTATATTGTAACCATCAAAGCTCGAAAACCTAAGGAGGTCCGCATTGAAAGTATCTGA
- a CDS encoding ABC transporter ATP-binding protein, protein MKVSDTNRKTTSVSINEVQKNFGAIQALRNVSLEIHEKEFFTLLGPSGCGKTTLLRSIAGFEKTTKGDIFFNEENTTNIPPWDKNIGFVFQNYALWPNKSVYRNIAYGLELRKKDASYIKEKISWALDMVELSGIEKKFPEELSGGQQQRVAIARALVIDPDILLLDEPLSNLDAKLRISLRQQIRNIQRSLEITAVYVTHDQEEALEISDRIAVMNKGEVLQVGPPEEIYQRPSDLFVADFIGKANFLEGELHGSDFKLPGNLVITLQPKNCKAGKGILFTRPESFSHSKDEGFGGIRGRIIQRYYLGNLYRYRVDIGNEMSILLETGEEYNEGDLIQLKVNNYEIFNQ, encoded by the coding sequence TTGAAAGTATCTGATACAAATCGGAAAACTACCTCGGTATCAATAAACGAGGTCCAGAAAAATTTCGGTGCTATTCAGGCACTTCGTAATGTTTCACTGGAGATCCATGAAAAAGAGTTTTTCACTCTGTTGGGGCCTTCGGGGTGCGGAAAGACTACTCTTTTACGTAGCATCGCCGGTTTTGAGAAAACGACAAAGGGCGATATCTTTTTTAACGAGGAAAATACGACAAATATTCCGCCGTGGGATAAGAATATCGGTTTTGTCTTTCAAAACTATGCTCTATGGCCGAATAAGAGTGTTTATCGAAATATAGCTTATGGATTGGAACTCAGAAAAAAGGATGCTTCATATATAAAAGAAAAGATCTCATGGGCCCTCGATATGGTTGAGCTTAGCGGAATAGAGAAAAAGTTTCCCGAAGAGTTGAGTGGGGGGCAACAGCAGCGTGTGGCAATCGCTCGTGCCTTGGTAATCGATCCCGATATCCTTCTTTTGGACGAGCCTTTATCCAACCTCGACGCAAAATTACGTATATCATTACGACAGCAAATCAGAAATATACAACGTTCTCTCGAGATCACGGCAGTATACGTGACTCATGATCAGGAGGAGGCCCTCGAGATCTCCGATAGAATCGCCGTGATGAATAAGGGTGAAGTTTTACAGGTCGGTCCGCCGGAAGAAATTTATCAGCGGCCAAGTGACCTCTTTGTAGCGGACTTTATCGGAAAAGCCAATTTTCTTGAGGGCGAATTGCATGGATCAGACTTTAAGCTTCCTGGCAACTTGGTAATAACACTTCAGCCGAAAAACTGTAAGGCTGGTAAGGGAATTCTTTTTACAAGGCCAGAATCCTTCTCTCATTCAAAGGACGAAGGCTTTGGTGGAATTCGCGGACGAATAATTCAGCGATACTATCTTGGTAACTTATATCGATACCGAGTTGATATCGGTAATGAGATGTCTATTCTTCTGGAGACAGGAGAAGAATATAACGAAGGTGATTTGATACAGCTAAAGGTGAACAACTATGAAATCTTTAACCAATAG
- a CDS encoding amylo-alpha-1,6-glucosidase, which yields MKSLTNRESFFASLPEMKALFGNLVTVKDKEGCHCPGIHQGFIASIIQFQPLLEIAVFTSDGTKVEFTLKEAISTPIEICKTFTSSLGLIMDQRFSVLGNQVFLHVEFSRDPDAGIRDFSVDFSGALLFSPQGVPYHWEDEKKVNAYIKSTQELHGIWKETSFVLRFSKTLKGLALHKINAEEIKREQYFSSHNLKKRYTYWVERPQRGGYDEASSLCSRNMGYAGAWIPDFADGKKASIDINFSVLSTNEVADSDSPKPIEEVTTLLNNEWEEYIKKIPNFRCSEKNLEKIYYTSWYILKSGRIHFPEKRFTYPFTSVNKFHYYNQFFWDSAFQAIAWLWFNDPDPSESEMKNFVAHQWRNGMIPYELFMYPVNGREWMDGDSLTSGTTQPPVIGITLKEVFTKFGNKAYLHFFYDSLVEYERWLSLYRDLGKRGLSSYVNIWETGWDNSPRFDAAARNRVLDPFIEGVDFNVYIYILRETILQIASVLGKPEPQGIREHQAMTKRSMNELMYNQEDHFYYDLEAATDHRIPVKTAAGLLPLMTDIPSAAQRSALIDRYLCSEKEFLTTAPVPSVSQSEESYSSYDFWRGANWPQITWSVLYGICESEPDEAGKVLDRFLHSTSANENCYEYYDSATGEGAGLPFQGWGALYTDFIIRFVVGIHPTKEGFRFNPISKEYRNFQLDNLILKGRKISIERKGQTWNIGIAGYGVITYVETLICDVDLSGVEIAISFDPKKADLSSISFSGASYWQENTLFLKAEC from the coding sequence ATGAAATCTTTAACCAATAGAGAATCTTTTTTCGCATCCCTTCCCGAAATGAAAGCGTTATTTGGCAACCTTGTTACAGTAAAGGATAAGGAAGGTTGTCACTGTCCCGGCATTCACCAGGGATTTATTGCATCGATCATACAGTTTCAGCCATTGCTTGAAATAGCAGTTTTTACTTCCGATGGCACTAAGGTCGAGTTTACTCTCAAGGAAGCAATATCGACTCCAATAGAGATATGCAAAACCTTCACTTCTTCGCTTGGACTCATTATGGACCAACGCTTTTCCGTATTAGGAAATCAGGTCTTTCTTCACGTTGAATTTTCAAGAGATCCGGATGCGGGAATAAGGGATTTCTCTGTGGATTTTTCGGGAGCGTTACTTTTTTCACCGCAAGGTGTTCCCTATCATTGGGAAGATGAAAAAAAGGTGAACGCTTATATAAAAAGTACCCAAGAGCTCCATGGTATATGGAAAGAGACAAGCTTTGTACTTCGATTTTCCAAAACACTAAAAGGGCTTGCTTTGCATAAGATCAATGCCGAGGAGATAAAAAGGGAACAGTATTTTTCCAGTCACAACCTTAAAAAGCGGTATACCTATTGGGTCGAGAGGCCTCAACGGGGAGGCTATGATGAAGCATCATCTCTTTGCAGCAGAAATATGGGATATGCCGGAGCATGGATTCCGGACTTTGCCGACGGGAAAAAGGCAAGTATCGATATCAATTTTTCCGTTTTATCAACAAATGAAGTTGCTGACTCTGATAGCCCAAAACCGATCGAAGAGGTAACTACTTTACTCAATAATGAATGGGAAGAATATATCAAGAAAATTCCAAATTTTCGGTGTTCGGAAAAAAATCTTGAAAAAATTTATTACACAAGTTGGTATATTCTAAAATCCGGTAGAATCCACTTTCCGGAAAAGCGTTTTACATACCCGTTCACTTCGGTAAATAAATTTCACTACTATAATCAATTTTTTTGGGATTCTGCCTTTCAAGCGATTGCCTGGCTTTGGTTTAACGATCCCGACCCTTCTGAAAGTGAGATGAAAAATTTTGTTGCTCACCAATGGCGAAACGGAATGATTCCCTACGAACTTTTTATGTATCCGGTAAATGGTCGGGAATGGATGGATGGTGATTCTCTCACCTCGGGGACAACGCAACCTCCTGTAATCGGCATCACCTTGAAGGAGGTTTTTACAAAATTCGGCAACAAGGCCTATCTCCATTTTTTCTATGATTCCCTGGTCGAGTATGAAAGGTGGTTGAGCCTTTACCGAGATTTGGGGAAAAGGGGGCTTTCCTCTTATGTAAATATCTGGGAAACGGGTTGGGATAATAGTCCCCGTTTCGATGCTGCGGCCCGGAATAGGGTCCTTGACCCCTTTATTGAGGGGGTTGATTTTAACGTTTATATCTACATCTTGCGCGAGACCATTCTCCAGATTGCTTCTGTTCTTGGTAAGCCTGAACCGCAGGGAATCCGGGAGCATCAGGCAATGACAAAACGCAGCATGAATGAGCTGATGTACAACCAGGAAGATCACTTTTATTACGATTTGGAAGCGGCAACGGATCACAGAATTCCGGTCAAGACTGCGGCCGGGCTTCTCCCTTTGATGACTGATATTCCATCGGCGGCGCAACGTTCGGCTCTCATCGATCGCTATCTATGTTCGGAAAAGGAGTTTCTAACGACCGCTCCCGTGCCGTCGGTAAGCCAGAGTGAAGAAAGTTATAGTTCTTACGATTTTTGGCGGGGAGCGAACTGGCCGCAAATAACCTGGTCCGTGTTGTATGGAATCTGTGAAAGTGAACCGGATGAAGCAGGGAAGGTACTCGATCGATTCCTCCATTCCACAAGTGCAAATGAAAACTGCTATGAATACTACGATTCGGCCACAGGGGAGGGGGCCGGATTACCTTTTCAGGGGTGGGGTGCACTATATACCGATTTTATTATTCGCTTTGTTGTCGGCATACATCCGACGAAAGAAGGGTTCCGATTTAATCCAATTTCCAAAGAATACAGAAATTTTCAGCTTGATAATCTTATCTTGAAGGGGAGAAAAATTTCCATAGAGCGAAAAGGTCAGACGTGGAATATAGGAATTGCAGGATATGGTGTCATTACGTATGTCGAAACTCTCATATGTGATGTTGATCTTTCCGGCGTGGAAATCGCGATCTCTTTTGACCCCAAAAAAGCCGATCTCTCTTCGATTTCTTTTTCCGGTGCCTCTTATTGGCAGGAAAACACGCTTTTTCTAAAAGCTGAATGTTAA